From the genome of Vibrio navarrensis, one region includes:
- a CDS encoding AraC family transcriptional regulator produces MKKKTRNLHPSLSIERAPSDVFMNFEAFLSNTETRAHSHPWGQVQLISGGILEMEAQGTRFLAPPHLAIWVPPAVTHKSYNRRPLEYCSMNISSSLTDQFPAKTSLIKITPIVSAIIEDFRARDISVAQSDADKRLVQVLLDQLATQKTEHHFLPSSNNKYLAPVLAYVEENPTDGTPLSAWAERVHTTERTLARHCQSELGMSFTEWRLRVRYLYSMELLRKGQTVKEVALTLGYNQASPFISMFKKYSGLTPEQYKSRLL; encoded by the coding sequence TTGAAAAAAAAGACGCGAAACCTTCATCCTTCTTTATCGATAGAGCGGGCACCATCCGACGTATTCATGAACTTTGAGGCGTTTCTGTCCAATACCGAGACGCGTGCGCACAGTCATCCGTGGGGGCAAGTGCAGCTGATCAGTGGCGGCATTCTGGAGATGGAAGCACAAGGCACCCGCTTTCTTGCGCCGCCGCATTTGGCTATTTGGGTGCCTCCGGCCGTGACACACAAGAGTTACAATCGTCGCCCGCTTGAATATTGCTCAATGAATATCTCCAGCAGTTTGACGGATCAATTTCCCGCCAAAACCAGTTTGATCAAGATTACGCCCATTGTGTCGGCGATCATTGAAGATTTTCGCGCTCGTGATATCAGTGTGGCGCAAAGTGATGCTGACAAACGTTTGGTACAGGTATTGCTCGATCAGCTTGCGACGCAAAAAACCGAACACCACTTTTTGCCCTCGTCGAACAATAAATATCTGGCGCCTGTGCTGGCGTATGTGGAAGAAAATCCGACCGACGGTACGCCGCTTTCTGCTTGGGCGGAGCGCGTACACACCACAGAGCGCACACTTGCGCGGCATTGTCAGAGTGAATTAGGGATGAGTTTTACCGAGTGGCGGCTGCGCGTGCGTTATCTTTACTCGATGGAGCTGTTGCGCAAAGGGCAAACGGTAAAAGAGGTGGCGCTGACACTGGGTTACAATCAGGCGAGCCCATTCATTTCGATGTTTAAAAAATACTCCGGGCTAACCCCGGAGCAGTATAAAAGCCG